Sequence from the Alphaproteobacteria bacterium genome:
GTAAGTGACAAATATTTTAGTCAATTAGCTGAAGCATCAGAAGAAGAAGAAGACATGTTGGATTTAGCTTTTGGGGTAACTCACACTTCAAGGCTTGGTTGTCAAATTATTATGAGCGATGAGTTAGATGGTATTGAATTAATTGTACCTAGTGAAACCAGAAATATTAGTAGTTAAATGAATAAGAAATTAATTATATCAATAGCTGTAACAATATTTATTCTAATCATTGGAGCGGCTTCTTTATATGTGGTAAATAAGAAAATAGAAAAAACAATAGTTACCACTATTAATGATAACATAAAAAGAATAGAGCCAGACGCAAAATTTCAATTTTCTGAAATGACGAGAGAAGGGTTCTTAAAGCCTGCTTCTGTTAGCTTTACAGATGCAGACTTAATTTTTACTCATCACAACCTAAATAGTGAAAAAATAATTATTAGCTTAAAGGATAATCAAGCCCAAAATATTACTTTGAAGAATTTGATCATTAACATAAAAGTGAAAGCTGAAAATACTGACGGATTATTTCATACTATATCGCTAAATGAAGAATCTACTATAGACATTGTAGCAAATGATTATTCTAGTAAATATAACTTTAATATTCCCAATATTGTACATTATGCCAAGCTAGAAAAAAAGCATGTTATTGAATTTAAAGAAAAGGCGGAGCTGTTATTAGAATATGATATAGTAAATAAGCTAAAAGAAATAAGATATAAAGATAAAGGTCTAGATATTTTTAAAGAGGAAGTCAGCGAAGATAATTTAATTGCCACTTCTGATAATAATCATATTTTTATTTCAAGAGCTGAAAATGAAAATAAATATTTATATGATATTAACATATTAAGTGACAATACTAGTATAGTGACTGAGGAGGAGATTGAAACTGCTCTAGAAAATTCTTTACTTGGCTTTTCTTTTCAGGGAGAGTTTCAAATTAATAAACCTGATAAACAAACTGAAAAAATACTTTATATAGATTTGATGCAATTAAATTTATATGGTTTTAATGTTGAGATTTTTGGAAAAATATTACAAAGCATAAAGAGTCCTATACCCTCTGGCGAGCTAGATATATTGTTTCATGACTATAAGTTATTAATTAACAGTTACTTTGATATTGATAATGAAAGCATTCCTTCACTTCCAATAGGAGAAATGCATGATTTTGATTTTGACAGAGGTCAAATATTAGATTTCTTAAATAAGCTAAATAAAACAAATTCAGATATTTTAGCCTTAAGAATAAGAAGGTCTGAGCAGGGCGCACCAACTATGAATGAAATGCAAATAAAAGAGATTATAGAATTATACCAGAACTCAATGCTAGTAAATACAGAAGAATCTGCCGAGGATCAAGAATTAACGGTAGATGATGCAGAATCATCTAAACAAGATGAAGAAGCAGAAAGGAAATTACCTAACTAACTTACTAGTAAAGTTTTTTGCTAGTAAAAAATGCCTAAATTGTAGTGCAATAAATCTTGAAGCCAATTTGTTATGT
This genomic interval carries:
- a CDS encoding 2Fe-2S iron-sulfur cluster binding domain-containing protein; this encodes MPKVIFVENGEKKEIEAENGLSLLEIAHNNNIDLEGACEGSLACSTCHVIVSDKYFSQLAEASEEEEDMLDLAFGVTHTSRLGCQIIMSDELDGIELIVPSETRNISS